A window of the Acidobacteriota bacterium genome harbors these coding sequences:
- a CDS encoding energy transducer TonB, with translation MFEKLVLSSKAKRQGRTGRFFLLTTMFYSFVVVSALVVSVVAANPAIFEKSDVTHIVAVPPPPLPPKGRAPVQEANSNPAPQPNPYKVATLDQITHPESNPNMIKAGINLPTNTIIGDAGSEGIGDPNGVLYGDPDGRGIGVPTGVPHGEEITPPPPAPKPKPEPPPQAKEPENKIVRVASSILTGKALTRKTPDYPAIAKQIRLEGSIVVEIVISPEGRVESARALGGHPLLTKAAVDAAYGWRFEPTILNGTTVRVTGVITFNFRIN, from the coding sequence ATGTTTGAAAAATTAGTGCTATCAAGTAAAGCAAAGCGCCAGGGTCGCACCGGCAGATTTTTTCTGCTGACAACCATGTTTTATTCCTTTGTCGTTGTATCGGCGCTGGTGGTTTCGGTGGTTGCCGCAAACCCCGCGATATTTGAAAAAAGCGATGTGACACACATTGTTGCTGTTCCTCCACCGCCACTCCCACCGAAAGGGCGCGCGCCTGTGCAAGAGGCTAATTCAAACCCTGCACCGCAACCAAACCCTTACAAAGTGGCGACCCTTGACCAAATCACGCACCCTGAATCAAACCCCAATATGATTAAAGCAGGCATAAACCTTCCTACGAACACAATCATCGGTGATGCCGGATCAGAGGGAATCGGCGACCCCAACGGTGTGCTTTATGGAGACCCAGACGGCAGAGGCATCGGCGTTCCTACAGGTGTTCCTCACGGCGAAGAGATAACCCCACCGCCGCCTGCGCCAAAGCCGAAACCGGAGCCGCCACCGCAGGCGAAAGAACCGGAAAATAAAATTGTCAGAGTTGCTTCAAGTATTTTGACCGGCAAAGCCCTCACCAGAAAAACCCCCGATTATCCGGCGATTGCCAAACAGATTCGTCTGGAAGGTTCGATTGTCGTGGAAATCGTTATCTCGCCCGAAGGTCGCGTCGAATCAGCGCGGGCGCTTGGCGGGCATCCGTTGCTCACGAAAGCCGCCGTCGATGCGGCATACGGCTGGCGTTTTGAACCGACGATATTAAACGGCACAACCGTGCGCGTGACCGGCGTGATTACCTTTAATTTCAGAATCAATTAG
- a CDS encoding sigma-70 family RNA polymerase sigma factor, producing MIALEQTTIAQVELDAQPIENRYEAQFIARLRAHDLGAFEELVLHFERPVYAICYRLLGDAEDARDAAQETFLKIYRGLNSFRGESGLKTWIYRIAINQAMNQQRWWRRRKKDETISLDLSRTDSETTFGNTLAGAHATPEERAIESQRERRIMRALSEIKAEYRAALMLREIEELSYEEIADTLEISIGTVKSRIARGREELRHKLKDLMQL from the coding sequence ATGATTGCATTAGAGCAAACCACGATTGCTCAGGTCGAACTGGATGCGCAGCCCATAGAAAATCGCTATGAGGCGCAGTTCATCGCGCGTTTGCGCGCTCACGACCTCGGGGCTTTTGAAGAGTTGGTGTTGCATTTCGAGCGTCCGGTTTATGCCATCTGTTATCGCCTGCTTGGTGATGCAGAGGACGCGCGCGATGCGGCGCAAGAGACCTTTTTGAAAATTTATCGAGGACTCAACAGTTTTCGCGGCGAATCGGGACTAAAGACCTGGATTTATCGCATCGCCATCAATCAGGCAATGAATCAGCAACGCTGGTGGCGACGCCGCAAAAAAGATGAAACCATTTCGCTTGACCTCAGCCGCACCGATTCGGAAACCACTTTCGGCAACACCCTGGCGGGCGCTCATGCGACGCCTGAAGAGCGCGCCATTGAAAGCCAGCGCGAACGCCGCATTATGCGGGCGCTTTCCGAAATCAAAGCGGAATACCGCGCCGCCCTGATGTTGCGCGAAATTGAGGAACTCTCTTACGAAGAGATTGCTGACACCTTAGAGATTTCCATCGGCACGGTGAAATCTCGTATTGCTCGTGGACGCGAAGAGTTGCGCCACAAATTAAAAGATCTGATGCAGCTTTAG
- a CDS encoding zf-HC2 domain-containing protein: MASDALNEWNSPPVFKRLLSGKPLKTEKEYVVMICNDFQLMASAYLDEELTAPETEHFHAHTAFCSACREHLEEIKQTSLLLKQTPTPEVPRELRGYVMNAIVGRVNHDISFFQRLTEWLLKMNPRPFSIATGSVVTVILFAFLMTGFKPIPVPHEQLEELDQTASFIYPIVGSAKEYFSYNNLQQDKDLTDASALFAIPPPPPPVFGLDYELPRLNTDPMVSFSHIAYQKPGNEDMSALVEVDPNGRARLVNVFNEPKDPAVIEQLWWSLTNNSFKPAKVEGQPVTTHIVLLFEKMDVRG; the protein is encoded by the coding sequence TTGGCTTCGGATGCTTTGAATGAATGGAACTCCCCGCCGGTTTTTAAACGTTTGCTTTCGGGCAAACCTTTGAAAACGGAAAAAGAGTATGTTGTTATGATTTGCAATGATTTTCAATTAATGGCTTCCGCTTACCTGGACGAGGAACTGACCGCGCCAGAAACCGAACACTTTCACGCCCACACGGCATTTTGTTCGGCGTGTCGTGAGCACCTCGAAGAAATTAAACAAACTTCGCTTTTATTAAAACAGACACCAACTCCTGAAGTGCCGCGAGAACTGCGCGGTTATGTCATGAATGCCATCGTCGGGCGAGTCAATCACGACATCAGTTTTTTTCAACGACTCACCGAATGGTTGTTAAAGATGAATCCGCGACCCTTTTCCATTGCCACAGGTTCAGTGGTCACGGTTATTTTGTTCGCCTTTTTAATGACCGGATTCAAACCGATTCCGGTTCCTCATGAGCAATTAGAAGAACTTGATCAAACGGCATCGTTCATTTATCCGATTGTCGGGTCAGCAAAGGAATATTTCAGTTACAACAATTTGCAACAGGATAAAGACCTGACGGATGCTTCGGCATTGTTTGCGATTCCGCCGCCACCGCCACCGGTCTTTGGTTTGGATTATGAATTGCCGCGTTTGAACACCGACCCGATGGTCAGTTTCAGTCACATCGCTTATCAAAAACCTGGCAATGAAGATATGTCCGCCTTGGTCGAAGTAGACCCGAACGGACGCGCGCGTCTGGTCAACGTGTTTAATGAACCCAAAGACCCTGCGGTTATCGAACAACTCTGGTGGTCGCTTACGAATAATTCGTTTAAACCCGCAAAGGTCGAAGGTCAGCCGGTCACGACCCACATCGTTCTGCTTTTTGAAAAGATGGATGTCCGTGGATAA